The following coding sequences lie in one Crassostrea angulata isolate pt1a10 chromosome 10, ASM2561291v2, whole genome shotgun sequence genomic window:
- the LOC128166890 gene encoding rap guanine nucleotide exchange factor 2-like isoform X8, whose amino-acid sequence MFFYIVGNSNLSGNDENQQIDVQGSGPIHEQLSAIKSQNSLEKYHIPKPELSNLMCSGQENDVSRSLGIPTTLDAGSFSEVQELGVLDSPSKEVCVCCREHSGSESELDRMDYMCEHRTSASEKLNSCCCLLKSLSGDANGAENLCVQKMYESSSGKPVRYATRVHAEFAPNKVRPKSMCSVGTRCEMRSPRIQPDIRIENDDGVWSLSDSSVNFESFGKRTPGCTRRASECLILEPSEMIVIDYPDVQIMKNSRSGQCNNVNINRMFDLEHEDQKLRKMHCDTAVEQLPPDYKNEMLYSRSEMQMKRSSRASDTSSAYSGSDMMQSSIDDQENQDMDLTGMQEGYVDSDEEEDKLSNTESIRDAVQECLQKEPKDRTEDDIETLLEFIQHFRAFANMTQPIRRELCAVMVFAVIEQRGTVVMKDGEELDSWSVILNGQVEIVHPEGSAEFLQMGDSFGISPTLDKMYHKGTMKTLLDDCQFVCIAQEDYHRILDKGKENTEKHVEEGQVVMVTEHRVFDNGSRKGQIVIRGTPDHLMQHLVQEHSNVDRTYVEDFLLCFRIFIKDPMELADRLKIWFETPSYRNKVIRVVLFWVNNHFVDFETDAPLCEFLESFEGLLEREILEVNGASLSNVSHNRALELLRGTTHLSLNVKCNLLDFKELLEVPDKRMSKEDTPTLNKRSSTGDLESKTPKCEKKEKRDKKKFYTLGKHNVFNYIGGKILSKMPSTSNLGNSESLNRSDESLYKGPSSRSRLPSASSLTTLGVQSQHLSASNPDLSALTVEESIKEYPDLVVKVYKADQTFKYLLISKETNAREVVLQALQEFGITEPSSNFSLCEVTVENENLVKQKRLPDSMTNLPDRASLNGRRTVPCVLRYYLKNNMNTETLVPDELRGDLIKEAQITILQLRTTEVASQLTLDDFKVFASIQPTEYIDKLFNIKSKYGIPNLEKFVELVNKEMYWVITEVCSEPNVVKRMRIIKQFIKIAKHCKDCKNFNSMFSILSGLDKVYVSRLRNTWEKLSKKDLKTYDDLKELIDPSKNMSKYRSYVGSEHVQPPMLPLFPVAMKDLTFLKDGNDTKVDGLINFEKFRMIAKEIRHLCSMCSAKYDVNNMFLGPQSMIESSWIMGMATMKRVKNRRGSALPNAKKMYEEAQMVRRVKSYLSNIKVIYDEDKLREMSYQCEPDTKVRRVEHSPSVPNITIPKDDKAAAIPTGPKFGAESPQAIQKLMGLSTSVKPHKSHYPHTPAPSGVTSPSLSSGRRLPTSPRHSAALRSHPVQLSPESSSFVSLSNFVNHRRPQRTGSQTSQSSLTSNESSSTDTTQVSQGSSHPQYARLSNNHHESPDSGRHSMISTAYDTQSTTSAGSSNSLSSHSPPPHFRRQGPQTAPPFLHQHSTPPLPQARARPPLPPYNVVMQNSPAYSHIIHQTYTKVRRPPLPDYQSATQMAQLARQKHYWQMERSHSHEGVVGYCNGQAPYYRVSDDEEEEQVSAV is encoded by the exons atgtttttctacattgtCGGCAATTCCAACCTATCTGGCAATGATGAGAATCAACAGATTGATGTACAGGGATCTGGACCTATCCATGAGCAGCTGTCAGCCATTAAAAGTCAAAACTCTCTGGAAAAATATCATATACCCAAGCCAGAGTTGTCTAACCTGATGTGCAGTGGCCAGGAGAACGATGTATCACGCTCACTGGGAATTCCAACTACTCTGGATGCTGGCAGCTTCAGCGAAGTTCAAGAACTTGGAGTTTTAGACTCTCCCTCAAAGGAAGTTTGTGTTTGTTGCCGGGAGCACAGTGGCTCAGAAAGTGAATTGGACAGGATGGATTATATGTGTGAACATAGAACTAGTGCATCCGAAAAGTTGAAttcttgttgttgtttgttaaaAAGTTTATCTGGTGATGCTAATGGAGCTGAAAATTTATGTGttcaaaaaatgtatgaatCATCGTCTGGTAAACCAGTTCGATATGCAACACGTGTGCATGCAGAATTTGCCCCAAACAAAGTGCGACCAAAAAGTATGTGTTCGGTGGGAACTAGATGTGAAATGAGATCGCCTAGAATACAGCCGGACATACGCATAGAAAATGATGATGGAGTCTGGTCTCTTTCAGACTCTAGTGTTAATTTTGAAAG TTTTGGTAAAAGAACACCAGGATGTACCCGCCGGGCCAGCGAATGTCTCATTCTGGAGCCCTCCGAGATGATTGTT atCGATTATCCTGATGTCCAGATTATGAAAAACAGTCGCAGTGGACAATGTAACAATGTCAACATCAACCGAATGTTTGATTTAGAGCACGAAGaccaaaaattaagaaaaatgcatTGCGACACAGCAGTGGAACAG CTTCCACCGGATTACAAAAACGAAATGTTATATTCACGGAGTGAAATGCAAATGAAGAGAAGTTCCCGAGCCAGCGATACATCCAGTGCTTACTCTGGCTCCGACATGATGCAGTCTTCCATTGATGACCAAGAAAACCAGGACATGGACCTCACTGGGATGCAAGAGGGCTACGTGGACTCCGACGAGGAGGAGGACAAATTGTCCAATACGGAG TCTATACGAGATGCAGTCCAAGAATGTCTCCAGAAAGAACCAAAAGACCGAACAGAAGATGACATTGAAACACTGCTGGAGTTCATTCAGCATTTCAGG GCGTTTGCCAACATGACACAGCCTATTCGCCGTGAGTTGTGCGCGGTGATGGTGTTTGCTGTGATTGAGCAGCGTGGGACTGTTGTGATGAAGGATGGAGAGGAACTGGATTCTTGGTCAGTCATTCTCAATGGCCAGGTTGAAATCGTCCACCCAGAGGGGTCCGCAGAGTTTCTCCAAATGGGAGACAG TTTTGGGATTTCCCCAACCCTGGATAAGATGTATCACAAGGGGACAATGAAGACCTTGTTGGATGACTGTCAGTTTGTCTGTATAGCTCAGGAGGACTACCACAGGATTCTGGACAAG ggcAAAGAAAACACAGAGAAGCATGTGGAGGAAGGGCAGGTTGTAATGGTCACAGAACACAGGGTGTTTGATAATGGAAGCCGCAAAGGACAAATTGTTATCAGG GGAACACCGGACCACTTGATGCAGCATCTAGTGCAGGAGCACTCCAATGTTGACAGAACATATGTAGAGGACTTTCTGTTGTGTTTTCGAATCTTCATTAAAGATCCCATGGAATTAGCCGATAGATTGAAGATTTGGTTCGAGACACCAAGTTACAGAAATAAG gTGATAAGAGTGGTGTTATTCTGGGTCAACAACCACTTTGTGGACTTTGAAACCGATGCCCCTCTCTGTGAATTCCTGGAAAGCTTTGAGGGTCTTCTGGAGCGAGAG ATTTTGGAGGTAAATGGAGCCAGTCTGAGTAATGTCTCACACAATCGGGCACTGGAACTGCTAAGGGGAACAACTCATCTATCTCTTAATGTCAAATGCAACTTACTGG ACTTCAAGGAACTGCTAGAAGTACCAGACAAACGGATGAGTAAGGAGGACACACCTACCCTGAACAAAAGGTCCTCCACTGGAGACCTCGAGTCAAAAACCCCAAAATGTGAAAAGAAGGAGAAAAGAGACAAGAAAAAATTCTATACACTTGGCAAACATAATGTGTTCAATTATATTGGAGGAAAAATTCTCTCAAAAATGCCCTCCACAAGTAATTTAGGGAATAG TGAGAGCCTGAATCGGTCGGATGAGAGCCTGTACAAGGGCCCCTCCTCGAGATCTCGGCTGCCCTCGGCCAGTTCTCTGACCACACTAGGTGTTCAGTCCCAGCACCTTAGTGCTAGCAACCCAGACCTTTCTGCTCTGACAGTGGAGGAGAGCATAAAGGAATACCCAGACTTGGTTGTCAAAGTGTACAAAGCGGACCAGACATTTAAATACCTGCTCATCAGCAAG GAAACCAATGCTAGAGAGGTTGTGTTACAAGCACTGCAGGAGTTTGGAATCACAGAGCCTAGCAG CAATTTCTCATTGTGTGAAGTCACAGTGGAAAACGAGAATCTAGTCAAACAAAAACGCCTGCCAGACTCCATGACCAATCTCCCGGACCGAGCGAGCTTAAATGGAAG GCGTACTGTTCCATGTGTACTCAGGTATTACCTCAAGAACAATATGAACACGGAGACCTTGGTCCCCGACGAGTTACGCGGGGATCTCATTAAGGAGGCTCAGATCACCATCCTTCAGCTCCGCACCACAGAGGTGGCCTCGCAGCTCACGCTGGACGACTTTAAGGTGTTCGCCAGCATTCAGCCCACCGAATACATTGACAAACTGTTCAACATCAAGTCCAAATATGGCATACCAAACCTGGAAAAGTTTGTGGAG cttGTTAATAAAGAAATGTATTGGGTTATAACAGAAGTCTGTTCAGAACCCAACGTTGTCAAGAGAATGAGAATCATCAAACAGTTTATCAAGATTGCAA agCATTGTAAGGACTGCAAGAATTTTAACTCCATGTTTTCAATACTAAGTGGGCTTGACAAAGTGTACGTCAGTCGATTGCGCAACACTTGggaaaaattatctaaaaaggATTTGAAGACATATGAT GACTTAAAAGAATTGATTGATCCATCTAAAAACATGTCCAAGTACAGAAGTTATGTTGGTAGTGAACATGTACAACCACCAATG CTTCCATTGTTTCCTGTGGCAATGAAGGATTTGACTTTCTTAAAAGATGGAAACGACACAAAAGTGGATGGACTGATAAACTTTGAAAAGTTCAGAATGATAGCGAAAGAAATTCGCCACCTGTGCTCTATGTGTTCAGCAAAATAT GATGTGAATAACATGTTTCTCGGCCCACAAAGTATGATTGAGAGTTCTTGGATCATGGGAATGGCCACCATGAAAAGGGTAAAGAACAGGCGAGGGTCTGCTCTCCCCAACGCCAAGAAGATGTACGAGGAGGCCCAGATGGTTCGAAGGGTGAAGTCCTACCTCAGCAACATCAAGGTTATCTATGATGAGGACAAACTCCGGGAAATGTCCTACCAGTGTGAACCGGACACTAAAG TACGGAGAGTTGAACATTCTCCAAGTGTTCCCAATATCACCATCCCAAAGGATGACAAAGCAGCTGCCATACCAACAGGTCCAAAGTTTG GTGCTGAATCTCCCCAAGCAATCCAGAAACTGATGGGATTGTCCACCTCAGTCAAACCTCATAAATCTCATTACCCCCACACCCCTGCTCCGTCGGGGGTGACAAGTCCGTCCCTAAGCTCTGGGCGACGACTACCCACATCTCCCCGACACTCCGCGGCCCTACGGTCCCATCCAGTTCAACTGTCACCTGAGAGTTCATCCTTCGTCAGTCTTAGTAATTTTGTAAATCACCGCAGGCCCCAGCGTACTG GCTCACAAACATCCCAATCATCCTTGACCTCCAACGAGTCGAGTTCAACAGACACAACACAAGTCAGCCAGGGCTCATCACACCCCCAGTACGCGCGGCTGTCCAACAACCACCACGAGTCTCCTGACTCAGGCCGACACAGCATGATCTCCACAGCTTACGATACTCAGAGCACCACCTCAGCCGGCTCCAGTAACAGTCTGTCCAGTCACTCCCCCCCACCCCACTTCCGGCGCCAGGGCCCCCAGACCG CACCGCCCTTTCTCCATCAACATAGTACTCCACCTCTGCCCCAGGCTCGGGCGAGGCCACCGCTACCGCCCTATAATGTTGTCATGCAAAATTCACCAG CCTATAGCCATATTATCCATCAAACGTACACTAAAGTTCGTCGGCCACCCCTGCCTGATTACCAATCTGCTACCCAAATGGCCCAACTAGCTCGCCAGAAGCATTATTGGCAGATGGAACGATCTCATTCACATGAAGGGGTTGTAGGATACTGCAATGGGCAGGCACCTTATTACCGAGTCTCTGATGATG AAGAAGAGGAACAGGTGTCTGCAGTGTGA
- the LOC128166890 gene encoding rap guanine nucleotide exchange factor 2-like isoform X13, translating into MIREVDFVSFGKRTPGCTRRASECLILEPSEMIVIDYPDVQIMKNSRSGQCNNVNINRMFDLEHEDQKLRKMHCDTAVEQLPPDYKNEMLYSRSEMQMKRSSRASDTSSAYSGSDMMQSSIDDQENQDMDLTGMQEGYVDSDEEEDKLSNTESIRDAVQECLQKEPKDRTEDDIETLLEFIQHFRAFANMTQPIRRELCAVMVFAVIEQRGTVVMKDGEELDSWSVILNGQVEIVHPEGSAEFLQMGDSFGISPTLDKMYHKGTMKTLLDDCQFVCIAQEDYHRILDKGKENTEKHVEEGQVVMVTEHRVFDNGSRKGQIVIRGTPDHLMQHLVQEHSNVDRTYVEDFLLCFRIFIKDPMELADRLKIWFETPSYRNKVIRVVLFWVNNHFVDFETDAPLCEFLESFEGLLEREISIESSRKFKADMTGQLRLLNIACAAKAQTRNITLTRATREEVLHFSVLGGQERGCGIFISKVEKGSKAYEAGLKRGDQILEVNGASLSNVSHNRALELLRGTTHLSLNVKCNLLDFKELLEVPDKRMSKEDTPTLNKRSSTGDLESKTPKCEKKEKRDKKKFYTLGKHNVFNYIGGKILSKMPSTSNLGNSESLNRSDESLYKGPSSRSRLPSASSLTTLGVQSQHLSASNPDLSALTVEESIKEYPDLVVKVYKADQTFKYLLISKETNAREVVLQALQEFGITEPSSNFSLCEVTVENENLVKQKRLPDSMTNLPDRASLNGRRTVPCVLRYYLKNNMNTETLVPDELRGDLIKEAQITILQLRTTEVASQLTLDDFKVFASIQPTEYIDKLFNIKSKYGIPNLEKFVELVNKEMYWVITEVCSEPNVVKRMRIIKQFIKIAKHCKDCKNFNSMFSILSGLDKVYVSRLRNTWEKLSKKDLKTYDDLKELIDPSKNMSKYRSYVGSEHVQPPMLPLFPVAMKDLTFLKDGNDTKVDGLINFEKFRMIAKEIRHLCSMCSAKYDVNNMFLGPQSMIESSWIMGMATMKRVKNRRGSALPNAKKMYEEAQMVRRVKSYLSNIKVIYDEDKLREMSYQCEPDTKVRRVEHSPSVPNITIPKDDKAAAIPTGPKFGAESPQAIQKLMGLSTSVKPHKSHYPHTPAPSGVTSPSLSSGRRLPTSPRHSAALRSHPVQLSPESSSFVSLSNFVNHRRPQRTGSQTSQSSLTSNESSSTDTTQVSQGSSHPQYARLSNNHHESPDSGRHSMISTAYDTQSTTSAGSSNSLSSHSPPPHFRRQGPQTAPPFLHQHSTPPLPQARARPPLPPYNVVMQNSPAYSHIIHQTYTKVRRPPLPDYQSATQMAQLARQKHYWQMERSHSHEGVVGYCNGQAPYYRVSDDEEEEQVSAV; encoded by the exons ATGATTCGAGAAGTAGATTTTGTCAG TTTTGGTAAAAGAACACCAGGATGTACCCGCCGGGCCAGCGAATGTCTCATTCTGGAGCCCTCCGAGATGATTGTT atCGATTATCCTGATGTCCAGATTATGAAAAACAGTCGCAGTGGACAATGTAACAATGTCAACATCAACCGAATGTTTGATTTAGAGCACGAAGaccaaaaattaagaaaaatgcatTGCGACACAGCAGTGGAACAG CTTCCACCGGATTACAAAAACGAAATGTTATATTCACGGAGTGAAATGCAAATGAAGAGAAGTTCCCGAGCCAGCGATACATCCAGTGCTTACTCTGGCTCCGACATGATGCAGTCTTCCATTGATGACCAAGAAAACCAGGACATGGACCTCACTGGGATGCAAGAGGGCTACGTGGACTCCGACGAGGAGGAGGACAAATTGTCCAATACGGAG TCTATACGAGATGCAGTCCAAGAATGTCTCCAGAAAGAACCAAAAGACCGAACAGAAGATGACATTGAAACACTGCTGGAGTTCATTCAGCATTTCAGG GCGTTTGCCAACATGACACAGCCTATTCGCCGTGAGTTGTGCGCGGTGATGGTGTTTGCTGTGATTGAGCAGCGTGGGACTGTTGTGATGAAGGATGGAGAGGAACTGGATTCTTGGTCAGTCATTCTCAATGGCCAGGTTGAAATCGTCCACCCAGAGGGGTCCGCAGAGTTTCTCCAAATGGGAGACAG TTTTGGGATTTCCCCAACCCTGGATAAGATGTATCACAAGGGGACAATGAAGACCTTGTTGGATGACTGTCAGTTTGTCTGTATAGCTCAGGAGGACTACCACAGGATTCTGGACAAG ggcAAAGAAAACACAGAGAAGCATGTGGAGGAAGGGCAGGTTGTAATGGTCACAGAACACAGGGTGTTTGATAATGGAAGCCGCAAAGGACAAATTGTTATCAGG GGAACACCGGACCACTTGATGCAGCATCTAGTGCAGGAGCACTCCAATGTTGACAGAACATATGTAGAGGACTTTCTGTTGTGTTTTCGAATCTTCATTAAAGATCCCATGGAATTAGCCGATAGATTGAAGATTTGGTTCGAGACACCAAGTTACAGAAATAAG gTGATAAGAGTGGTGTTATTCTGGGTCAACAACCACTTTGTGGACTTTGAAACCGATGCCCCTCTCTGTGAATTCCTGGAAAGCTTTGAGGGTCTTCTGGAGCGAGAG ATCAGCATTGAATCAAGTAGAAAGTTTAAAGCG GATATGACGGGACAGCTTAGGCTGTTGAACATAGCTTGTGCCGCAAAGGCTCAGACCAGAAATATTACACTAACCCGCGCCACCAGAGAGGAGGTTTTGCACTTTTCTGTCCTTGGGGGACAGGAGAGGGGCTGTGGTATTTTTATTTCCAAAGTAGAAAAAGGCTCCAAAGCTTATGAGGCTGGCCTCAAAAGAGGAGACCag ATTTTGGAGGTAAATGGAGCCAGTCTGAGTAATGTCTCACACAATCGGGCACTGGAACTGCTAAGGGGAACAACTCATCTATCTCTTAATGTCAAATGCAACTTACTGG ACTTCAAGGAACTGCTAGAAGTACCAGACAAACGGATGAGTAAGGAGGACACACCTACCCTGAACAAAAGGTCCTCCACTGGAGACCTCGAGTCAAAAACCCCAAAATGTGAAAAGAAGGAGAAAAGAGACAAGAAAAAATTCTATACACTTGGCAAACATAATGTGTTCAATTATATTGGAGGAAAAATTCTCTCAAAAATGCCCTCCACAAGTAATTTAGGGAATAG TGAGAGCCTGAATCGGTCGGATGAGAGCCTGTACAAGGGCCCCTCCTCGAGATCTCGGCTGCCCTCGGCCAGTTCTCTGACCACACTAGGTGTTCAGTCCCAGCACCTTAGTGCTAGCAACCCAGACCTTTCTGCTCTGACAGTGGAGGAGAGCATAAAGGAATACCCAGACTTGGTTGTCAAAGTGTACAAAGCGGACCAGACATTTAAATACCTGCTCATCAGCAAG GAAACCAATGCTAGAGAGGTTGTGTTACAAGCACTGCAGGAGTTTGGAATCACAGAGCCTAGCAG CAATTTCTCATTGTGTGAAGTCACAGTGGAAAACGAGAATCTAGTCAAACAAAAACGCCTGCCAGACTCCATGACCAATCTCCCGGACCGAGCGAGCTTAAATGGAAG GCGTACTGTTCCATGTGTACTCAGGTATTACCTCAAGAACAATATGAACACGGAGACCTTGGTCCCCGACGAGTTACGCGGGGATCTCATTAAGGAGGCTCAGATCACCATCCTTCAGCTCCGCACCACAGAGGTGGCCTCGCAGCTCACGCTGGACGACTTTAAGGTGTTCGCCAGCATTCAGCCCACCGAATACATTGACAAACTGTTCAACATCAAGTCCAAATATGGCATACCAAACCTGGAAAAGTTTGTGGAG cttGTTAATAAAGAAATGTATTGGGTTATAACAGAAGTCTGTTCAGAACCCAACGTTGTCAAGAGAATGAGAATCATCAAACAGTTTATCAAGATTGCAA agCATTGTAAGGACTGCAAGAATTTTAACTCCATGTTTTCAATACTAAGTGGGCTTGACAAAGTGTACGTCAGTCGATTGCGCAACACTTGggaaaaattatctaaaaaggATTTGAAGACATATGAT GACTTAAAAGAATTGATTGATCCATCTAAAAACATGTCCAAGTACAGAAGTTATGTTGGTAGTGAACATGTACAACCACCAATG CTTCCATTGTTTCCTGTGGCAATGAAGGATTTGACTTTCTTAAAAGATGGAAACGACACAAAAGTGGATGGACTGATAAACTTTGAAAAGTTCAGAATGATAGCGAAAGAAATTCGCCACCTGTGCTCTATGTGTTCAGCAAAATAT GATGTGAATAACATGTTTCTCGGCCCACAAAGTATGATTGAGAGTTCTTGGATCATGGGAATGGCCACCATGAAAAGGGTAAAGAACAGGCGAGGGTCTGCTCTCCCCAACGCCAAGAAGATGTACGAGGAGGCCCAGATGGTTCGAAGGGTGAAGTCCTACCTCAGCAACATCAAGGTTATCTATGATGAGGACAAACTCCGGGAAATGTCCTACCAGTGTGAACCGGACACTAAAG TACGGAGAGTTGAACATTCTCCAAGTGTTCCCAATATCACCATCCCAAAGGATGACAAAGCAGCTGCCATACCAACAGGTCCAAAGTTTG GTGCTGAATCTCCCCAAGCAATCCAGAAACTGATGGGATTGTCCACCTCAGTCAAACCTCATAAATCTCATTACCCCCACACCCCTGCTCCGTCGGGGGTGACAAGTCCGTCCCTAAGCTCTGGGCGACGACTACCCACATCTCCCCGACACTCCGCGGCCCTACGGTCCCATCCAGTTCAACTGTCACCTGAGAGTTCATCCTTCGTCAGTCTTAGTAATTTTGTAAATCACCGCAGGCCCCAGCGTACTG GCTCACAAACATCCCAATCATCCTTGACCTCCAACGAGTCGAGTTCAACAGACACAACACAAGTCAGCCAGGGCTCATCACACCCCCAGTACGCGCGGCTGTCCAACAACCACCACGAGTCTCCTGACTCAGGCCGACACAGCATGATCTCCACAGCTTACGATACTCAGAGCACCACCTCAGCCGGCTCCAGTAACAGTCTGTCCAGTCACTCCCCCCCACCCCACTTCCGGCGCCAGGGCCCCCAGACCG CACCGCCCTTTCTCCATCAACATAGTACTCCACCTCTGCCCCAGGCTCGGGCGAGGCCACCGCTACCGCCCTATAATGTTGTCATGCAAAATTCACCAG CCTATAGCCATATTATCCATCAAACGTACACTAAAGTTCGTCGGCCACCCCTGCCTGATTACCAATCTGCTACCCAAATGGCCCAACTAGCTCGCCAGAAGCATTATTGGCAGATGGAACGATCTCATTCACATGAAGGGGTTGTAGGATACTGCAATGGGCAGGCACCTTATTACCGAGTCTCTGATGATG AAGAAGAGGAACAGGTGTCTGCAGTGTGA